In a single window of the Streptomyces sp. HUAS ZL42 genome:
- a CDS encoding DUF3152 domain-containing protein — MGRHSRRGPAPKSAPKAAPKGNKADSAGQRRVPGAPPVGGGPGPGYGGPRLPDGTPAHGFPRLPDGTPARGVPRLPDGTPARGVPRLPDGTPAHGFPRLPDGTPAHGFPRYPDGTPAHGVPQVRGGHPEQREHGGGWGQLSGRAGAAGSAGPALPRQRTAPTPAAAPRQDYLDAFAEDDDVFARRATSAATPRTLASVHTADPHAAVTDWDTGPGIENDTGDDVPPAGEPAPAKGGKGRAFTGIAAAAVTTVLAVIVAGQVTHGSDDSAVRSQSATDQARDARDPASRGDDRPSQSASPGMETLTYDQKMDQTYALSPTLKGSGKFDAVPGVDKAPGKGQKYTYRVDVEQGLGLDGELFAQAVQKTLNDDRSWAHNGARTFERIYSGKPDFVITLASPGTTAFWCAKSGLDTTEDNVSCDSASTERVMINAYRWAQGSKTYGDQIHAYRQMLINHEVGHRLGNHHVTCNKDGELAPVMQQQTKFLDHGGIHCKANPWPYPGE, encoded by the coding sequence GTGGGACGCCACAGCCGACGTGGACCTGCTCCCAAGAGCGCGCCCAAGGCTGCACCAAAAGGCAATAAAGCGGACTCTGCGGGGCAGCGTCGGGTGCCGGGAGCGCCCCCCGTGGGTGGGGGACCGGGGCCCGGGTACGGAGGGCCGCGGCTGCCCGACGGCACCCCGGCGCACGGTTTCCCGAGGCTGCCCGATGGCACTCCCGCGCGTGGTGTTCCGCGGCTGCCTGACGGCACTCCCGCGCGTGGTGTGCCACGTCTGCCTGACGGCACTCCCGCGCACGGCTTTCCGAGGCTGCCCGACGGCACTCCCGCGCACGGCTTCCCTCGTTACCCCGACGGCACTCCGGCCCACGGCGTCCCCCAGGTTCGCGGCGGGCATCCCGAGCAGCGTGAACACGGCGGCGGCTGGGGCCAGTTGAGCGGGCGGGCCGGGGCCGCCGGGTCGGCCGGTCCCGCCTTACCGCGCCAGCGGACCGCGCCGACGCCCGCGGCGGCCCCGCGGCAGGACTACCTCGACGCCTTCGCCGAGGACGACGACGTCTTCGCGCGTCGCGCCACCTCCGCCGCCACGCCCCGTACGCTCGCCTCCGTGCACACCGCGGACCCCCACGCCGCCGTCACCGACTGGGACACCGGACCCGGGATCGAGAACGACACCGGCGACGACGTCCCGCCGGCCGGCGAGCCCGCGCCGGCCAAGGGCGGCAAGGGTCGCGCCTTCACCGGCATCGCGGCCGCCGCCGTCACCACCGTCCTCGCCGTCATCGTGGCCGGACAGGTCACGCACGGGAGCGACGACAGCGCTGTGCGGTCGCAGTCCGCCACCGACCAGGCCCGGGACGCCCGCGACCCCGCGTCCCGCGGGGACGACCGGCCGAGCCAGTCCGCGTCACCCGGCATGGAGACGCTGACGTACGACCAGAAGATGGACCAGACGTACGCGCTCAGCCCCACACTGAAGGGCTCGGGAAAGTTCGACGCGGTACCCGGCGTCGACAAAGCACCCGGCAAAGGGCAGAAGTACACCTACCGCGTCGACGTCGAGCAGGGGCTCGGCCTCGACGGTGAACTGTTCGCGCAGGCCGTGCAGAAGACGCTGAACGACGACCGGAGCTGGGCCCACAACGGTGCCCGCACCTTCGAGCGCATCTACTCCGGCAAGCCCGACTTCGTGATCACCCTCGCCAGCCCGGGCACCACCGCCTTCTGGTGCGCCAAGTCCGGCCTGGACACGACCGAGGACAACGTCTCCTGCGACTCCGCCTCCACCGAACGCGTGATGATCAACGCCTATCGCTGGGCGCAGGGCTCGAAGACATACGGTGACCAGATCCACGCCTACCGGCAGATGCTGATCAACCACGAGGTCGGCCACCGCCTCGGCAACCACCACGTCACCTGCAACAAGGACGGCGAACTCGCCCCGGTCATGCAGCAGCAGACCAAGTTCCTCGACCACGGCGGAATCCACTGCAAGGCCAATCCCTGGCCGTACCCAGGGGAATGA
- a CDS encoding alpha/beta fold hydrolase, giving the protein MSSTELPSVPPTSVLPKTAPVRVGEGERLRSVGLPGVTLTVRSRPPAREGLPPALYVHGLGGSSQNWSALMMLLDGIVESEAVDLPGFGDSPPPDDGDYSVTGHARAVIRHLDAARRGPVHLFGNSLGGAVATRVAAVRPDLVRSLTLVSPALPELRVQRSAVPTALLGAPGAAALFTRFTREWTAEQRVRGVMALCYGDPGRVTPEAFRHAVEELERRLELPYFWDAMTRSARGLVNAYTLGGQHGLWRQAERVLAPTLLVYGGRDQLVGFRMAQRAARAFRDSRLVTLPEAGHVAMMEYPETVATAFRELLKDTQGAAGGGESPSAPGAGREAEGVSGDDAGSTSEDDAKASGNTGAGS; this is encoded by the coding sequence ATGTCTTCGACCGAGCTGCCGTCCGTGCCGCCCACCAGTGTGCTTCCGAAGACGGCACCCGTCAGGGTGGGGGAGGGCGAGCGGCTCAGGTCGGTCGGGCTGCCGGGAGTCACGCTGACGGTCCGGTCGAGACCGCCGGCGCGCGAGGGGCTGCCGCCCGCGCTGTACGTGCACGGCCTCGGCGGTTCCTCGCAGAACTGGTCGGCGCTGATGATGTTGCTGGACGGCATCGTGGAGAGCGAGGCCGTCGACCTGCCCGGCTTCGGCGACTCCCCGCCACCTGACGACGGCGACTACTCCGTGACGGGGCACGCGCGTGCGGTGATCCGCCACCTCGACGCGGCCCGGCGCGGTCCCGTGCATCTCTTCGGCAACTCCCTCGGTGGCGCCGTCGCGACGCGGGTCGCCGCGGTGCGGCCCGATCTCGTCCGGAGCCTCACGCTCGTCTCGCCCGCGCTGCCGGAGCTGCGCGTGCAGCGGAGCGCGGTGCCGACGGCGCTGCTCGGAGCGCCGGGCGCGGCCGCGCTCTTCACCCGGTTCACCAGGGAATGGACGGCTGAGCAGCGGGTGCGGGGTGTCATGGCACTCTGCTACGGGGACCCCGGGCGGGTGACGCCCGAGGCGTTCCGGCATGCGGTGGAGGAGCTGGAACGGCGGCTGGAGCTGCCGTACTTCTGGGATGCGATGACGCGGTCCGCGCGCGGGCTCGTCAACGCGTACACACTGGGCGGCCAGCACGGTCTGTGGCGCCAGGCCGAACGGGTCCTCGCTCCGACGCTCCTCGTCTACGGCGGCCGCGACCAGCTCGTCGGCTTCCGCATGGCCCAGAGGGCGGCGCGCGCGTTCCGCGACTCACGGCTCGTCACGCTGCCGGAGGCCGGTCACGTCGCGATGATGGAGTATCCGGAGACGGTGGCGACGGCGTTTCGGGAGCTGCTGAAGGATACGCAGGGGGCTGCGGGGGGCGGTGAGTCCCCGAGTGCCCCCGGGGCCGGCCGTGAGGCCGAGGGTGTGTCAGGTGATGACGCCGGGAGCACATCCGAGGATGATGCCAAGGCATCGGGCAACACTGGCGCGGGGAGCTGA